A section of the Bombus huntii isolate Logan2020A chromosome 5, iyBomHunt1.1, whole genome shotgun sequence genome encodes:
- the LOC126866012 gene encoding paternally-expressed gene 3 protein-like isoform X1: MENEVTTTSDIPKTPEGIKGWLGSVFIATSQTVVGQTLFKMVDSFLWNVEKSAQWSLPAQEIEDEDKGKVFGKMKLVRPLPWLIFLPGLLILRIIRCTINIGAYIFGYPQIQPITMVRFVQRSRRRLRALNLKIARSMRRSPTSKDKRLTMIEAKKALIRSIRLTLSTLSCLDTSKSLPSPPPTKIRISHTDLEPVTTPDEKSTTESVDSPIQHEAKRKFSQISSDGENIDGSDGETLDVKLGRLAMEDSADDLDFNLATCSTGINTASSSVSSDEADKDVSLTELRDIQKEANEFLQNVAMLTSSETVMPNLEKLEDTLDGDKYGVDSSVSERRKPICTCKQFIDHEVTSTSEQLPIDQISSPQETDEVFMRSQNEPATCELPPAQESCELPPVPESCELPPVPESCELPPAPESCELPPAPESCELPPAQESCELPSAQESCELPPAQESCELAPVQESCELPPAQESCELPPAQESCELPPAQESCELPPAQESCELPPAQESCELAPVQESCELPPAQESCELSPAQESCELAPVQESCELPPAQESCELPPAQESCELVPVQESCELPPAQESCELPPAQESCELAPTQESCELPPTQESCELPPAQESCELPPAQESCELPPAQESCELPPAQESCELAPVQESCELPPAQESCELPPAQESCELPPAQESCELPPAQESCELPPAQESCELPPAQESCELSPAQESCELPPAQESCELPPAQESCELAPVQESCELPPAQESCELPPAPKFRESPPAPKFREIPSGQESCELPPASESRELPPAPEPRELSPVPESRELPPVQKSCELLSTADSCELQPESCGLPPNPESCESTPTPKFCELPPVPESCELPSAPESCELPPAPESCELPPSQIPCELTPAPETCTSAEAHTLDTKEFPIVQEKDHKPEKLEHHRDTN; this comes from the exons ATGGAGAATGAAGTAACTACGACCTCT GACATACCCAAGACGCCAGAAGGTATTAAAGGATGGTTAGGATCGGTGTTTATCGCCACGTCACAAACTGTCGTAGGCCAAACATTGTTCAAAATGGTCGACTCGTTTCTCTGGAATGTCGAAAAGTCTGCACAATGGAGCTTACCAGCTCAGGAAATTGAAGATG AGGACAAAGGTAAAGTATTCGGGAAGATGAAACTTGTCAGACCGCTACCGTGGTTAATATTCCTGCCAGGATTACTGATCCTTCGAATCATCAGATGTACAATTAACATTGGTGCTTATATTTTCGGCTATCCACAAATCCAACCGATTACAATG GTAAGATTCGTGCAAAGGAGTCGCAGACGATTAAGAGCGCTGAACTTGAAGATAGCGAGATCAATGCGGCGTAGTCCGACTAGCAAG GACAAGAGATTGACGATGATCGAGGCCAAGAAGGCCTTAATCAGATCCATCAGATTGACTTTGTCGACTTTGTCTTGTTTGGATACGTCCAAATCGTTGCCTTCGCCACCACCAACGAAAATTCGCATAAGTCATACGGATCTTGAACCG GTGACAACGCCGGACGAAAAATCAACCACAGAATCTGTCGACAGTCCGATACAGCATGAAGCGAAGCGCAAATTTTCTCAGATCAGTTCGGATGGAGAGAATATCGACGGGTCGGATGGCGAAACGCTGGATGTGAAACTTGGAAGATTGGCCATGGAAGATAGCGCAGACGATTTAGATTTTAAC CTTGCCACGTGTAGCACAGGGATCAACACAGCATCCAGCTCGGTGAGCAGCGACGAAGCGGACAAAGATGTGTCTTTAACGGAGTTGAGGGATATTCAGAAGGAAGCTAATGAATTTCTCCAAAACGTGGCTATGCTAACATCTTCGGAGACAGTG ATGCCGAATTTGGAGAAATTGGAGGACACCCTGGATGGCGATAAATACGGCGTGGACAGTTCGG tATCCGAACGCCGAAAGCCGATCTGTACGTGTAAACAGTTTATCGATCATGAAGTAACGTCTACGTCGGAGCAATTACCAATAG ACCAGATCTCGTCACCGCAAGAAACCGATGAAGTGTTCATGAGAAGCCAAAACGAGCCAGCAACTTGCGAATTACCGCCAGCGCAAGAATCTTGCGAATTACCGCCAGTGCCAGAATCTTGCGAATTACCGCCAGTGCCAGAATCTTGCGAATTACCGCCAGCGCCAGAATCTTGCGAATTACCGCCAGCGCCAGAATCTTGCGAATTACCGCCAGCGCAAGAATCTTGCGAATTACCGTCAGCGCAAGAATCGTGCGAATTACCGCCAGCGCAAGAATCATGCGAATTAGCGCCAGTGCAAGAATCTTGCGAATTACCGCCAGCGCAAGAATCTTGCGAATTACCGCCAGCGCAAGAATCTTGCGAATTACCGCCAGCTCAAGAATCTTGCGAATTACCGCCAGCGCAAGAATCGTGCGAATTACCGCCAGCGCAAGAATCATGCGAATTAGCGCCAGTGCAAGAATCTTGCGAATTACCGCCAGCGCAAGAATCTTGCGAATTATCGCCAGCGCAAGAATCATGCGAATTAGCGCCAGTGCAAGAATCTTGCGAATTACCGCCAGCGCAAGAATCGTGCGAATTACCGCCAGCGCAAGAATCATGCGAATTAGTGCCAGTGCAAGAATCTTGCGAATTACCGCCAGCGCAAGAATCTTGCGAATTACCGCCAGCGCAAGAATCTTGCGAATTGGCGCCAACGCAAGAATCTTGCGAATTACCGCCAACGCAAGAATCATGCGAATTACCGCCAGCGCAAGAATCTTGCGAATTACCGCCAGCGCAAGAATCTTGCGAATTACCGCCAGCGCAAGAATCTTGCGAATTACCGCCAGCTCAAGAATCTTGCGAATTAGCGCCAGTGCAAGAATCTTGCGAATTACCGCCAGCGCAAGAATCTTGCGAATTACCGCCAGCGCAAGAATCTTGCGAATTACCGCCAGCGCAAGAATCTTGCGAATTACCGCCAGCGCAAGAATCTTGCGAATTACCGCCAGCTCAAGAATCTTGCGAATTACCGCCAGCTCAAGAATCATGCGAATTATCGCCAGCTCAAGAATCTTGCGAATTACCGCCAGCGCAAGAATCGTGCGAATTACCGCCAGCGCAAGAATCATGCGAATTAGCGCCAGTGCAAGAATCTTGCGAATTACCGCCAGCGCAAGAATCTTGCGAATTACCGCCAGCGCCAAAATTTCGCGAATCACCGCCAGCGCCAAAATTTCGCGAAATACCATCAGGGCAAGAATCTTGCGAATTACCGCCAGCGTCAGAATCTCGCGAATTACCACCAGCGCCAGAACCTCGCGAATTGTCACCAGTGCCAGAATCTCGCGAATTACCACCAGTGCAAAAATCTTGCGAATTGCTCTCAACGGCAGACTCGTGCGAATTACAGCCAGAATCTTGCGGATTACCACCAAACCCAGAATCTTGCGAATCAACGCCAACCCCCAAATTTTGCGAATTACCGCCAGTTCCAGAATCTTGCGAATTGCCGTCAGCACCAGAATCTTGCGAATTACCGCCAGCGCCAGAATCCTGCGAGTTGCCGCCATCTCAAATACCTTGCGAATTAACGCCAGCACCAGAAACTTGTACATCAGCGGAAGCTCATACTCTGGACACAAAAGAATTCCCAATTGTGCAAGAAAAGGATCACAAGCCCGAAAAACTTGAACATCACCGAGATACCAACTAA
- the LOC126866012 gene encoding paternally-expressed gene 3 protein-like isoform X2, which translates to MENEVTTTSDIPKTPEGIKGWLGSVFIATSQTVVGQTLFKMVDSFLWNVEKSAQWSLPAQEIEDEDKGKVFGKMKLVRPLPWLIFLPGLLILRIIRCTINIGAYIFGYPQIQPITMVRFVQRSRRRLRALNLKIARSMRRSPTSKVTTPDEKSTTESVDSPIQHEAKRKFSQISSDGENIDGSDGETLDVKLGRLAMEDSADDLDFNLATCSTGINTASSSVSSDEADKDVSLTELRDIQKEANEFLQNVAMLTSSETVMPNLEKLEDTLDGDKYGVDSSVSERRKPICTCKQFIDHEVTSTSEQLPIDQISSPQETDEVFMRSQNEPATCELPPAQESCELPPVPESCELPPVPESCELPPAPESCELPPAPESCELPPAQESCELPSAQESCELPPAQESCELAPVQESCELPPAQESCELPPAQESCELPPAQESCELPPAQESCELPPAQESCELAPVQESCELPPAQESCELSPAQESCELAPVQESCELPPAQESCELPPAQESCELVPVQESCELPPAQESCELPPAQESCELAPTQESCELPPTQESCELPPAQESCELPPAQESCELPPAQESCELPPAQESCELAPVQESCELPPAQESCELPPAQESCELPPAQESCELPPAQESCELPPAQESCELPPAQESCELSPAQESCELPPAQESCELPPAQESCELAPVQESCELPPAQESCELPPAPKFRESPPAPKFREIPSGQESCELPPASESRELPPAPEPRELSPVPESRELPPVQKSCELLSTADSCELQPESCGLPPNPESCESTPTPKFCELPPVPESCELPSAPESCELPPAPESCELPPSQIPCELTPAPETCTSAEAHTLDTKEFPIVQEKDHKPEKLEHHRDTN; encoded by the exons ATGGAGAATGAAGTAACTACGACCTCT GACATACCCAAGACGCCAGAAGGTATTAAAGGATGGTTAGGATCGGTGTTTATCGCCACGTCACAAACTGTCGTAGGCCAAACATTGTTCAAAATGGTCGACTCGTTTCTCTGGAATGTCGAAAAGTCTGCACAATGGAGCTTACCAGCTCAGGAAATTGAAGATG AGGACAAAGGTAAAGTATTCGGGAAGATGAAACTTGTCAGACCGCTACCGTGGTTAATATTCCTGCCAGGATTACTGATCCTTCGAATCATCAGATGTACAATTAACATTGGTGCTTATATTTTCGGCTATCCACAAATCCAACCGATTACAATG GTAAGATTCGTGCAAAGGAGTCGCAGACGATTAAGAGCGCTGAACTTGAAGATAGCGAGATCAATGCGGCGTAGTCCGACTAGCAAG GTGACAACGCCGGACGAAAAATCAACCACAGAATCTGTCGACAGTCCGATACAGCATGAAGCGAAGCGCAAATTTTCTCAGATCAGTTCGGATGGAGAGAATATCGACGGGTCGGATGGCGAAACGCTGGATGTGAAACTTGGAAGATTGGCCATGGAAGATAGCGCAGACGATTTAGATTTTAAC CTTGCCACGTGTAGCACAGGGATCAACACAGCATCCAGCTCGGTGAGCAGCGACGAAGCGGACAAAGATGTGTCTTTAACGGAGTTGAGGGATATTCAGAAGGAAGCTAATGAATTTCTCCAAAACGTGGCTATGCTAACATCTTCGGAGACAGTG ATGCCGAATTTGGAGAAATTGGAGGACACCCTGGATGGCGATAAATACGGCGTGGACAGTTCGG tATCCGAACGCCGAAAGCCGATCTGTACGTGTAAACAGTTTATCGATCATGAAGTAACGTCTACGTCGGAGCAATTACCAATAG ACCAGATCTCGTCACCGCAAGAAACCGATGAAGTGTTCATGAGAAGCCAAAACGAGCCAGCAACTTGCGAATTACCGCCAGCGCAAGAATCTTGCGAATTACCGCCAGTGCCAGAATCTTGCGAATTACCGCCAGTGCCAGAATCTTGCGAATTACCGCCAGCGCCAGAATCTTGCGAATTACCGCCAGCGCCAGAATCTTGCGAATTACCGCCAGCGCAAGAATCTTGCGAATTACCGTCAGCGCAAGAATCGTGCGAATTACCGCCAGCGCAAGAATCATGCGAATTAGCGCCAGTGCAAGAATCTTGCGAATTACCGCCAGCGCAAGAATCTTGCGAATTACCGCCAGCGCAAGAATCTTGCGAATTACCGCCAGCTCAAGAATCTTGCGAATTACCGCCAGCGCAAGAATCGTGCGAATTACCGCCAGCGCAAGAATCATGCGAATTAGCGCCAGTGCAAGAATCTTGCGAATTACCGCCAGCGCAAGAATCTTGCGAATTATCGCCAGCGCAAGAATCATGCGAATTAGCGCCAGTGCAAGAATCTTGCGAATTACCGCCAGCGCAAGAATCGTGCGAATTACCGCCAGCGCAAGAATCATGCGAATTAGTGCCAGTGCAAGAATCTTGCGAATTACCGCCAGCGCAAGAATCTTGCGAATTACCGCCAGCGCAAGAATCTTGCGAATTGGCGCCAACGCAAGAATCTTGCGAATTACCGCCAACGCAAGAATCATGCGAATTACCGCCAGCGCAAGAATCTTGCGAATTACCGCCAGCGCAAGAATCTTGCGAATTACCGCCAGCGCAAGAATCTTGCGAATTACCGCCAGCTCAAGAATCTTGCGAATTAGCGCCAGTGCAAGAATCTTGCGAATTACCGCCAGCGCAAGAATCTTGCGAATTACCGCCAGCGCAAGAATCTTGCGAATTACCGCCAGCGCAAGAATCTTGCGAATTACCGCCAGCGCAAGAATCTTGCGAATTACCGCCAGCTCAAGAATCTTGCGAATTACCGCCAGCTCAAGAATCATGCGAATTATCGCCAGCTCAAGAATCTTGCGAATTACCGCCAGCGCAAGAATCGTGCGAATTACCGCCAGCGCAAGAATCATGCGAATTAGCGCCAGTGCAAGAATCTTGCGAATTACCGCCAGCGCAAGAATCTTGCGAATTACCGCCAGCGCCAAAATTTCGCGAATCACCGCCAGCGCCAAAATTTCGCGAAATACCATCAGGGCAAGAATCTTGCGAATTACCGCCAGCGTCAGAATCTCGCGAATTACCACCAGCGCCAGAACCTCGCGAATTGTCACCAGTGCCAGAATCTCGCGAATTACCACCAGTGCAAAAATCTTGCGAATTGCTCTCAACGGCAGACTCGTGCGAATTACAGCCAGAATCTTGCGGATTACCACCAAACCCAGAATCTTGCGAATCAACGCCAACCCCCAAATTTTGCGAATTACCGCCAGTTCCAGAATCTTGCGAATTGCCGTCAGCACCAGAATCTTGCGAATTACCGCCAGCGCCAGAATCCTGCGAGTTGCCGCCATCTCAAATACCTTGCGAATTAACGCCAGCACCAGAAACTTGTACATCAGCGGAAGCTCATACTCTGGACACAAAAGAATTCCCAATTGTGCAAGAAAAGGATCACAAGCCCGAAAAACTTGAACATCACCGAGATACCAACTAA